Genomic segment of Caldalkalibacillus uzonensis:
GTGCAACACCTCCATCAATTTTTGGCATACCCCTTCTCATCAATCTAATTGATTGAACGGCCATTATGTATCCAGGGGTTGTACCCTCATTATACAATATCATCTTCCCTTTTAGTCTTTATTATTAAACTTGCTTTGTTTCGCAGTTAAAAAGCTTTGAAAAATTTACCATCCAATTGTGAAGGCTAAGCCTTTAATAAATACACTCTTGCTTCATACGGCCGAAGTTCAATCTGTGTGATCTCTTCTTGGTCTTGAACGGGATAATTGCTGATTAATAGATCCTTTAAGGCTGCTTCGACATTAATGGACGTGTAATTCGGGTTGACGGCAACCCATGGCGTGCCAGTGGTAAACCCTGCATGAGGTTCCACGGACTGATACATGTGGCCCGTGAAAGTGCCGGAATGGGCACTCGTTTTTTATTGGGGCCCCTTTCTAAAACAGGGAATGAACATCCCCGTTTTGAACAGTTGGTCCAGTGGTACCGGCACAATGTTGAAGTGCGGGATGTCCGTGGGGCAGAACGAGTGTTGCTGACAGCCATTGAGAGCGGTGCAACAACCGAAGCGTTAAATGAGATGATGATGACGGCCATCACCGATCATTTCTATATGAATACAGGCCACACGCTCGATTTCCATAATAAGGCTTTCGAAATCCTGGAGCATATTGGCGATGAACACCGGCCATATGTGTTAACTTCATTGTTGCCCGAATTGGCCAATGCCCCCCGAAGTGAAGAGTTGCACAGTTGGCAAGCACCGGTCGACCTGGTACAACCGCTTCACGAGGTCTTTGAAAAGCTGCCTGATCTCTTGCACCGTCAGCCCTCTCCGGCACAGCTCTCGGTCGGTAATGAAACCATTGTTCAGCAGCTGCTCAGCGACAACCCTCTAGAAACAGACAACCTGCTCCTCCAAGTGTTAAAAGAAGGGATGACACCCGTTCGTCTGGCCCAAATCGTCACTTTAGCCGCCGCTGAACGCATCGCACGTTTTCATGTTCAAAATGATATGTGGGATTGGATCACCGTTCTGCACACCTTTACCCATGCCCATGCCGTCCATGAAGCATTAAAACGATCCGCTTCACCCGAATTGACCCGGTCGATTTTCCATACGGCGATGAGTATATACTTGGATCGCTTTTTAAACATACCGGCCGCCCGCCGGCCCAATGGGGATCCCCATGCTGTTGATCCCAATCAGCCTGAGGCTTTATTGGCATTGCTCAATCAACAACAGCAAACGGACCAAGCCGGAAAATG
This window contains:
- a CDS encoding Rieske (2Fe-2S) protein; the protein is MARESAGMGTRFLLGPLSKTGNEHPRFEQLVQWYRHNVEVRDVRGAERVLLTAIESGATTEALNEMMMTAITDHFYMNTGHTLDFHNKAFEILEHIGDEHRPYVLTSLLPELANAPRSEELHSWQAPVDLVQPLHEVFEKLPDLLHRQPSPAQLSVGNETIVQQLLSDNPLETDNLLLQVLKEGMTPVRLAQIVTLAAAERIARFHVQNDMWDWITVLHTFTHAHAVHEALKRSASPELTRSIFHTAMSIYLDRFLNIPAARRPNGDPHAVDPNQPEALLALLNQQQQTDQAGKWVMNYLAAGGDKAALFNTLGHALLREDAEFHSFQMYEAAVKEYEEWAKEKTAFAHYTQETLILAVTRYLAAHAPTHRETTHTAHIAMRLQRGDNLFKDDSAV